Genomic segment of Chrysiogenes arsenatis DSM 11915:
CGGGTGCGGACGGGGAATTTAAACAAGGAAGATTGGTCGAATCTGGCGCTTGCGACCGGAGAACTGAGCGAACTCGATATTTTCATTGATGATACGCCAAGTATTTCCGTGCTGGAAATTCGCGCCAAATGCCGCCGTCTGCAGGCCGATAAAGGGCTTGATATGGTGATTGTGGACTACTTACAACTCGTCGGTGGCGGGAATAAAGAAAGCCGCGAACAGCAGATTTCGGAAATTTCCCGCTCGTTGAAGTCGTTAGCCAAAGAACTGCACATTCCCGTGTTGGCGCTCAGCCAGTTGAACCGTAGCGTGGAACAGCGTGCCGATAAACGGCCTATGCCATCGGATTTGCGCGAATCAGGAGCGATTGAGCAGGATGCCGATATTATCCTCTTTATTTATCGTGACGAAGTGTATCACCCCGATACGGCGGATCGGAACATTGCTGAAGTGATCATCGGCAAGCAGCGAAGCGGGCCGACAGGAACAGCAAAGCTCCTGTTCCGGAAGGAGTTGACACGTTTTGAAAATCTTGAGCAGCATTATTAAACCCACCCACAAGCCCATCACCCCTTTTCAATGGCGCGTCTATGCCGCCCTTTTGTTGATTCCGCGAGGGTCAGTAACCACGTACGGGTTACTGGCTCGCTATCTGGGGTGCGGTTCGGCACAAGCCGTCGGGCAAGCACTTCGCCGCAACCCTTTCGCGCCGGATGTCCCCTGCCATCGTGTGATTACGTCAAACCTGTGTATTGGTGGCTTTTCGGGGCAAAGAGAAGGGGAGCAGATCGCAAAAAAACTCACTTTGTTGACTGCCGAAGGGGTTGAGTTTCACAATAGCGCCCTGAAAGACCCTCGGCAAATTTTCCATTTCCCTACTTGAAAATTTCAATAATCGGCGTATACCGGATTTGCTTTTCATTTCCCTTCTGCCCGAAGTGACAGAGAAAGGTCTTTTCCCATGTCTTTGTTGAAGTCGTTCCTTACCATCGAATCCCCAAAAAGCCTTCAGTGCTGGCGCGAAGGGTACACCCGCGAAGCTTTTTTTGCTGATCTGAGTGCGGGCATCACGGTAGCGATTGTCGCATTGCCGCTCG
This window contains:
- a CDS encoding MGMT family protein; translated protein: MKILSSIIKPTHKPITPFQWRVYAALLLIPRGSVTTYGLLARYLGCGSAQAVGQALRRNPFAPDVPCHRVITSNLCIGGFSGQREGEQIAKKLTLLTAEGVEFHNSALKDPRQIFHFPT